A region from the Mycobacterium heidelbergense genome encodes:
- a CDS encoding DUF732 domain-containing protein → MKTPVTTQRWIWTFRHQPLTIRLLAAAAGLLTAAAAFAAPAEADPNDDNFIDALNHAGVDFGQPGNAMSVGQSICPMLAQPGGNFAAAAASVSHRGMSPQMAQMFTTIAIQMYCPQEIANITSGNLAGALPGGIPGMPGGGMPGGMPGGIPGMPGGIPGMPGGGMPGGMPGGIPGMTGGVPGMPGMTGGLSQIPGVPGI, encoded by the coding sequence ATGAAAACACCGGTGACCACTCAGCGTTGGATCTGGACGTTTCGTCACCAGCCCCTGACCATCCGCCTGCTGGCCGCCGCCGCCGGCCTGCTCACGGCGGCCGCGGCATTCGCGGCACCGGCCGAGGCGGACCCCAACGACGACAACTTCATCGACGCGCTGAACCACGCCGGCGTCGACTTCGGTCAACCGGGAAACGCGATGTCCGTGGGTCAGTCCATCTGCCCGATGCTCGCCCAGCCGGGCGGCAACTTCGCCGCCGCCGCGGCGAGCGTCTCCCACCGGGGCATGTCACCGCAGATGGCCCAGATGTTCACCACCATCGCGATTCAGATGTACTGCCCCCAGGAGATTGCCAACATCACGAGCGGCAACCTGGCCGGCGCTCTGCCGGGCGGCATCCCCGGAATGCCGGGCGGCGGAATGCCCGGCGGCATGCCCGGTGGCATCCCCGGCATGCCCGGCGGCATCCCCGGAATGCCGGGCGGCGGAATGCCGGGCGGCATGCCCGGTGGCATTCCCGGCATGACCGGCGGCGTCCCCGGCATGCCCGGCATGACCGGCGGCCTATCCCAGATCCCCGGCGTCCCAGGGATTTAG
- a CDS encoding DUF3017 domain-containing protein has product MRATLRAQWPIVVVGLIFAAAFALAGANFWRRGALLIGIGVGVAAVLRLVLSEDRAGLLVVRGKGIDFVTTATVAASMVYIASTIDPLGTR; this is encoded by the coding sequence GTGCGCGCGACCCTACGGGCCCAGTGGCCGATCGTGGTGGTGGGGTTGATCTTCGCCGCGGCTTTCGCGTTGGCGGGGGCCAACTTCTGGCGCCGCGGGGCCCTGCTGATCGGCATCGGCGTCGGCGTGGCGGCGGTCCTGCGGTTGGTGTTGAGCGAGGATCGGGCCGGCCTTCTGGTCGTCCGCGGCAAGGGCATCGACTTCGTGACCACGGCGACGGTCGCGGCGTCGATGGTCTACATCGCGTCGACCATCGACCCGCTGGGCACCCGCTAA
- a CDS encoding bifunctional methylenetetrahydrofolate dehydrogenase/methenyltetrahydrofolate cyclohydrolase, which translates to MGAITLDGKATRDEIFVDLKERVAALTAAGRTPGLGTILVGDDPGSQAYVRGKHADCAKVGITSIRRDLPADITTAALNETIDELNANPECTGYIVQLPLPKHLDENAALERVDPDKDADGLHPTNLGRLVLMEPAPLPCTARGIVHLLRRYEVEIAGAHVVIIGRGVTVGRPLGLLLTRRSENATVTLCHTGTRDLPALTRQADIVVAAVGVPHLLTADMVRPGAAVVDVGVSRTENGLVGDVHPDVWEVAGHVSPNPGGVGPLTRAFLLTNVVELAEGRR; encoded by the coding sequence GTGGGCGCAATCACACTGGACGGCAAGGCCACCCGCGACGAGATCTTCGTTGACCTGAAGGAGCGGGTCGCGGCCTTGACCGCGGCGGGTCGCACGCCCGGGCTGGGCACCATCCTGGTCGGTGACGACCCGGGCTCGCAGGCCTACGTCCGTGGCAAGCACGCCGACTGCGCGAAGGTCGGCATCACGTCGATACGCCGCGACCTGCCCGCCGACATCACCACGGCCGCGCTCAACGAGACGATCGACGAGCTGAATGCCAACCCCGAGTGCACCGGCTACATCGTGCAGTTGCCGCTGCCGAAGCACCTGGACGAGAACGCGGCGCTGGAGCGTGTCGACCCGGACAAGGACGCCGACGGGTTGCACCCGACGAACCTGGGCCGGCTGGTGCTGATGGAGCCGGCGCCGCTACCGTGCACCGCGCGCGGCATCGTGCACCTGCTGCGCCGCTACGAGGTCGAGATCGCCGGGGCGCACGTGGTGATCATCGGCCGGGGTGTGACGGTCGGCCGCCCGCTGGGGCTGCTGCTGACCCGCCGTTCGGAGAACGCGACGGTAACGTTGTGCCACACGGGAACTCGCGACCTGCCGGCGTTGACCAGGCAGGCCGACATCGTCGTGGCGGCCGTCGGTGTCCCGCATCTGCTGACCGCCGACATGGTGCGCCCCGGCGCCGCCGTCGTCGACGTGGGCGTCAGCCGCACCGAGAACGGACTCGTCGGCGATGTGCATCCTGACGTGTGGGAGGTGGCCGGGCACGTGTCGCCGAATCCCGGTGGCGTCGGCCCGCTTACCCGCGCGTTCCTCCTGACCAACGTCGTCGAGCTGGCCGAGGGACGGCGATAA
- a CDS encoding NADH:flavin oxidoreductase translates to MSTAPDVFSPATLGPVTLRNRIIKAATFEARTPDALVTDDLIEYHRLPAAGGVGMTTVAYCAVSPGGRTEGNGLWMRPEAVPGLRRLTDAIHAEGAAVSAQIGHAGPVANARSNRATALAPVRFFNPIGMRFARKATRDDIDDVMEAHANAARLAIEAGFDAVEIHLGHNYLASAFLSPLINRRNDEFGGSLQNRAKVARGLVMAVRRAVDEEGARIAVTAKLNMADGVRGGISTEESLTTATWLQDDGGLDAIELTAGSSLVNPMYLFRGDAPIKEFAGAFKPPLRWGMRMTGKKFLREYPYREAYLLRDAKLFRAELTMPLILLGGITNRDTMDLAMAEGFQFVAMARALLAEPDLINRIAADGAAHSVHSACTHCNRCMPTIYSRTRCVVTGAPDAAG, encoded by the coding sequence ATGTCTACCGCCCCGGATGTGTTCAGCCCGGCCACGCTGGGTCCGGTAACGCTGCGCAACCGCATCATCAAGGCCGCGACGTTCGAGGCGCGCACCCCCGACGCGCTGGTGACCGACGACCTGATCGAGTACCACCGGCTGCCGGCCGCCGGCGGGGTGGGCATGACGACCGTCGCCTACTGCGCCGTCTCCCCCGGCGGGCGCACCGAGGGCAACGGACTGTGGATGCGCCCGGAGGCGGTGCCCGGGTTGCGGCGGCTCACCGACGCGATCCACGCCGAGGGCGCGGCGGTGAGCGCCCAGATCGGCCACGCCGGCCCGGTGGCCAACGCCAGGTCCAACAGGGCCACCGCGCTGGCGCCGGTGCGGTTCTTCAACCCGATCGGGATGCGGTTCGCCAGGAAGGCGACCCGCGACGACATCGACGACGTGATGGAAGCGCACGCCAACGCCGCCCGGCTGGCCATCGAGGCCGGCTTCGATGCGGTCGAAATCCATTTGGGCCACAACTATTTGGCGAGCGCGTTCCTGTCACCGCTGATCAATCGTCGCAACGACGAGTTCGGCGGTTCGCTGCAGAACAGGGCGAAGGTGGCCCGCGGCCTGGTCATGGCGGTGAGGCGCGCCGTCGACGAAGAGGGGGCCCGGATCGCGGTCACCGCCAAGCTCAACATGGCCGACGGTGTCCGCGGCGGCATCAGCACCGAGGAATCGCTGACCACCGCCACATGGCTGCAGGACGACGGCGGGCTGGACGCGATCGAACTCACCGCGGGCAGCTCGCTGGTCAACCCGATGTATCTGTTCCGCGGCGACGCACCGATCAAGGAGTTCGCCGGCGCGTTCAAGCCGCCGCTGCGCTGGGGCATGCGCATGACGGGCAAAAAGTTCCTTCGCGAGTACCCCTACCGCGAGGCCTATCTCTTGCGCGACGCCAAGCTGTTTCGCGCCGAGCTGACGATGCCGCTGATCCTGCTCGGCGGCATCACCAACCGGGACACGATGGACCTGGCGATGGCGGAGGGATTCCAGTTCGTCGCGATGGCCCGGGCTTTGCTGGCCGAGCCCGACCTGATCAACCGGATCGCCGCCGACGGCGCCGCGCACAGCGTGCATTCGGCGTGCACGCACTGCAATCGGTGCATGCCCACGATCTACAGCCGCACCCGCTGCGTGGTCACCGGCGCGCCCGACGCTGCCGGGTAA
- a CDS encoding FHA domain-containing protein, protein MTAPVPPTLTVRSDGSERTFAAGHDVVVGRDLRADMRITHPLISRAHLLLRYDQGRWLAIDNGSLNGTFVNGRRVPVIDIHDGQSINIGNPDGPLLTFEVGRHQGMAGRPPRTESMGIPVAAHAAGAWPASQTSGQPGPPVAAPPAPPPVPPGRQPAWAAPPLRRPHPGPPQPPGPPVYPTSGGGRPPAYPTSAPPPPPPNFHPQMAGAGSVESPQAAPHTRASPSVAKPPEVANLATKMFQALLPSRSGALQKPSGAVTIGRATDNDIVIQDVLASRHHAFLTQTPLGTEIRDAHSVNGTFVNGVRVGSAVLTEGDVVTIGNVDLVFTRDTLVRRTEAATRTGGLEVNSVCFEVDHGKQLLDHISLTARPGTLTAIIGGSGAGKTTLSRLIAGYTSPTAGTVSFEGHNIHAEYASMRSRIGMVPQDDVVHRQLTVNQALGYAAELRLPPDTSKEERAQIVAQVLEELDMTQHANTRVDKLSGGQRKRASVALELLTQPSLLLLDEPTSGLDPALDRQVMLMLRQLADAGRVVLVVTHSVSYLDVCDQILLIAPGGKTAFNGPPDQVEAAMGTRNWADIFAKVGADPDEANRRFKERDQQASQAPSPQSPADLGEPPQTALLRQLSTIARRQVRLVISDRGYTIFLAVLPFLIGALSLTVKGPHPGLGPADPLGPAPTQPQYIMVLLNIGAVFMGTALTIRDLIGERAIFRREQAVGLSTTAYLLAKIAVFCVFATGQAAVATIIVRLGKGAPTQPALFFGNPTFSLFLTVAATCIASAILGLLLSALAQSNEQITPMLVVSIMSQLVLSGGMIPVYQRLGLEQLAWLTPGRWGYAAGASSIDFPALVKVKQIPTNDPLWQHSKHILLFDMAMLAVLSIGYAGFVRWHIRLKRH, encoded by the coding sequence ATGACTGCACCAGTCCCGCCGACGTTAACCGTTCGTAGTGACGGGTCGGAGCGCACCTTCGCAGCGGGTCACGACGTGGTGGTCGGGCGGGACCTCCGGGCCGACATGCGCATCACGCACCCGCTGATTTCGCGCGCCCATCTGTTGCTGCGCTACGACCAGGGTCGGTGGCTGGCGATCGACAACGGTTCGCTCAACGGGACCTTCGTCAACGGGCGCCGGGTGCCGGTGATCGACATCCACGACGGCCAGAGCATCAACATCGGAAATCCCGACGGGCCGCTGCTGACCTTCGAAGTCGGCCGCCACCAAGGGATGGCGGGGCGCCCGCCCCGGACCGAGTCGATGGGCATCCCCGTGGCGGCCCACGCGGCGGGGGCGTGGCCGGCCTCACAGACCTCGGGCCAACCGGGTCCCCCCGTCGCCGCCCCGCCGGCGCCGCCGCCCGTGCCCCCCGGGCGCCAGCCGGCGTGGGCCGCGCCGCCGTTGCGGCGGCCGCACCCCGGCCCACCCCAGCCGCCGGGACCGCCCGTGTACCCGACCAGCGGCGGCGGGCGGCCACCCGCGTATCCGACCAGCGCGCCGCCACCGCCGCCACCCAATTTCCACCCGCAGATGGCCGGCGCGGGTTCCGTGGAGTCCCCGCAGGCGGCGCCGCACACCCGGGCGTCGCCCAGCGTCGCCAAGCCGCCGGAGGTGGCGAACCTGGCGACGAAGATGTTCCAGGCGTTGTTGCCCTCTCGCTCCGGGGCGCTGCAGAAGCCGTCCGGCGCGGTCACGATCGGCCGCGCGACCGACAACGACATCGTCATCCAGGACGTCCTGGCGTCACGCCATCACGCGTTTTTGACCCAGACCCCGCTGGGCACCGAGATCCGCGACGCGCACAGCGTCAACGGGACCTTCGTCAACGGCGTCCGGGTCGGATCCGCGGTGCTGACCGAGGGCGACGTGGTCACCATCGGCAACGTCGACCTCGTCTTCACCCGCGACACCCTGGTCCGCCGCACGGAAGCCGCCACGCGCACCGGCGGCCTGGAGGTCAACTCCGTCTGCTTCGAGGTGGACCACGGCAAGCAACTGCTCGACCACATCTCGCTGACCGCGCGGCCCGGCACGCTGACCGCGATCATCGGCGGGTCCGGCGCCGGCAAGACCACGCTGTCGCGGCTCATCGCCGGATACACCAGCCCCACGGCGGGCACGGTGAGTTTCGAGGGTCACAACATCCACGCCGAGTACGCGTCCATGCGCAGCAGGATCGGGATGGTCCCGCAGGACGACGTCGTGCACCGCCAGCTGACCGTCAACCAGGCCCTGGGCTACGCCGCCGAACTCAGGCTGCCACCCGACACCAGCAAAGAGGAACGGGCCCAGATCGTCGCCCAGGTGCTCGAGGAACTCGACATGACCCAGCACGCCAACACCCGGGTCGACAAGCTGTCCGGCGGCCAGCGCAAACGGGCCTCGGTGGCGCTGGAGCTGCTGACCCAGCCCTCGCTGCTGCTCCTCGACGAGCCGACCTCCGGTCTGGACCCGGCGCTGGATCGCCAGGTCATGCTGATGCTGCGCCAGCTCGCCGACGCGGGCCGCGTGGTGCTGGTGGTGACCCACTCGGTGTCCTACCTGGACGTGTGCGATCAAATCCTGCTGATCGCCCCCGGCGGCAAGACCGCGTTCAACGGCCCGCCGGACCAGGTCGAGGCCGCCATGGGAACCCGCAATTGGGCCGACATCTTCGCCAAGGTGGGCGCCGATCCCGACGAGGCCAACCGCCGTTTCAAGGAGCGCGACCAGCAGGCGTCGCAGGCGCCGTCCCCCCAGAGTCCCGCCGACCTGGGCGAGCCGCCGCAAACCGCCTTGCTGCGGCAGCTGTCCACGATCGCCCGCCGCCAGGTCCGGCTCGTCATATCCGACCGTGGCTACACCATCTTCCTGGCGGTGCTGCCCTTCCTCATCGGCGCGCTGTCGCTGACCGTGAAGGGCCCCCACCCCGGCCTCGGCCCGGCCGACCCGCTCGGACCCGCGCCCACCCAGCCGCAGTACATCATGGTGCTGCTGAACATCGGCGCCGTCTTCATGGGCACCGCGCTGACCATCCGTGACCTCATCGGCGAGCGCGCCATCTTCCGCAGGGAGCAGGCCGTCGGCCTGTCCACCACCGCCTACCTGCTGGCCAAGATCGCCGTCTTCTGCGTCTTCGCGACCGGCCAGGCCGCGGTGGCGACGATCATCGTGCGGCTCGGCAAGGGCGCCCCCACCCAGCCCGCCCTATTCTTCGGCAATCCCACCTTCTCGCTGTTCCTCACCGTCGCCGCCACCTGCATCGCGTCGGCGATCCTCGGCCTGCTGCTGTCGGCCTTGGCGCAGTCCAACGAGCAGATCACGCCGATGTTGGTGGTGTCGATCATGTCGCAGCTGGTGCTCTCCGGCGGGATGATCCCGGTCTACCAGCGTTTGGGTCTGGAGCAGCTCGCCTGGCTGACGCCCGGGCGCTGGGGCTACGCCGCGGGCGCGTCGTCGATCGACTTTCCGGCGCTGGTGAAAGTCAAACAGATCCCGACCAACGACCCGCTGTGGCAGCACTCCAAACACATCCTGCTGTTCGACATGGCCATGCTCGCGGTGCTGTCGATCGGCTACGCCGGCTTCGTCCGATGGCATATCCGGCTCAAACGGCACTGA
- a CDS encoding ATP-binding cassette domain-containing protein — protein MDPPVLTVRSDRSEGNFAAGRDVVVGSDLRADLRVAHPLVARAHLLLRFDDGRWIAVDNNSLNGVFLDGRRVPRVDIRDGQTITMGRPDGPRITFGIGHQPGAPPRAYRPDDVQRTTAVPIVPRGGTGPPPDLNPPTQIGVSGEVAEFPTTRVKAPGPESGRRPSATRAAWIGRALENDIVVHDVLASRHHAFLTPTPVGAEIRDAHSINGTFVNGIRVGSAVLAEGDVVTIGNVDLVFSGGTLACRQEVAARTGGLEVREVDFSIDGKNLLDGVSLTARPGTLTAIIGGSGAGKTTLSRLIAGYATPTAGSVTFEGHNIHREYASLRSRIGMVPQDDVVHRQLTVNQALGYAAELRLPPDTSKADREQVVAQVLDELGLTEHAGTRVDKLSGGQRKRASVALELLTGPSLLILDEPTTGLDPALDLQVMTMLRQLADAGRVVLVVTHSLTYLDVCDQVLLLAPGGKTAFLGPPGQIGAAMGTTNWAQVFAKVGADPDEANRRFRARREAPDRSAPPEAAPADLGVPARTSLRRQFSTVARRQVRLVVSDRAYFAFLALLPFILGALSLTVPGNTGFGVAAPTSGTPDESAQILILMSLAAVFMGTALTIRDLVGERAIFRREQAVGLSAGAYLGAKLTVFCAFAITQAAIATAIVLAGKGTPTQPAVLLGNASFELFVTVAATCVASAILGLVLSSLARSHEQIMPLLVVSLMLQLVLAGGMVPVTNRIFLDQLSWLVPSRWGYAAAASTVNVRALVPGSLIPGDGHWSHTRGAWLLDMGMLAALSVVYAAVVRWRIRLKR, from the coding sequence ATGGATCCTCCCGTGCTGACGGTGCGGTCGGACCGATCGGAAGGTAACTTCGCGGCGGGCCGCGACGTGGTCGTCGGCAGCGACCTGCGCGCCGATCTGCGCGTGGCGCACCCGCTGGTCGCCCGCGCCCATCTGCTGCTGCGTTTCGACGACGGTAGGTGGATCGCGGTCGACAACAACTCGCTGAACGGGGTCTTCCTCGACGGCCGGCGGGTGCCGAGGGTCGACATCCGCGACGGCCAGACCATCACCATGGGCCGGCCCGACGGACCGCGGATCACCTTCGGAATCGGACATCAACCCGGCGCCCCGCCGCGGGCATACCGGCCCGACGACGTGCAGCGCACCACCGCCGTCCCGATCGTCCCGCGGGGCGGGACGGGGCCGCCGCCGGACCTGAACCCGCCCACCCAGATCGGCGTGAGCGGCGAGGTGGCGGAGTTCCCGACCACCAGGGTCAAGGCCCCGGGGCCCGAATCCGGGCGCAGGCCGTCGGCGACGCGCGCCGCCTGGATCGGTCGGGCGCTGGAGAACGACATCGTCGTCCACGACGTGCTGGCATCGCGCCATCACGCGTTCCTGACCCCGACGCCGGTCGGCGCCGAGATCCGCGACGCGCACAGCATCAACGGGACCTTCGTCAACGGGATCAGGGTCGGATCCGCGGTGCTGGCCGAGGGCGACGTGGTCACCATCGGCAACGTCGACCTGGTGTTCTCCGGCGGCACCCTGGCGTGCCGCCAGGAGGTGGCGGCGCGCACCGGCGGCCTGGAGGTGCGCGAGGTCGACTTCAGCATCGACGGGAAGAACCTGCTGGACGGGGTCTCGCTGACCGCCCGGCCCGGCACGCTGACCGCGATCATCGGCGGGTCCGGCGCCGGCAAGACCACGCTGTCGCGGCTGATCGCCGGGTACGCCACCCCCACCGCCGGCTCGGTCACGTTCGAGGGCCACAACATCCACCGCGAGTACGCGTCGCTGCGCAGCAGGATCGGCATGGTCCCCCAGGACGACGTCGTGCACCGCCAGCTGACCGTCAACCAGGCCCTCGGCTACGCCGCCGAGCTGCGGCTGCCGCCCGACACCAGCAAGGCCGACCGCGAGCAGGTCGTCGCCCAGGTGCTCGACGAGCTGGGGCTGACCGAGCACGCCGGCACCCGCGTCGACAAGCTGTCCGGCGGCCAGCGCAAACGCGCGTCGGTGGCGCTCGAGCTGCTCACCGGGCCGTCGCTGCTGATCCTCGACGAGCCGACCACCGGCCTGGACCCCGCGCTGGACCTGCAGGTCATGACCATGCTGCGGCAACTGGCCGACGCCGGGCGCGTCGTGCTGGTCGTCACCCACTCGCTGACCTACCTCGACGTCTGCGATCAGGTGCTGCTGCTGGCGCCCGGCGGCAAGACCGCGTTCCTGGGGCCGCCCGGCCAGATCGGCGCGGCCATGGGCACCACCAACTGGGCCCAGGTCTTCGCGAAGGTGGGCGCCGACCCCGACGAGGCCAACCGCCGCTTCCGGGCCCGACGGGAAGCCCCGGACAGATCGGCGCCCCCGGAGGCGGCGCCGGCCGACCTCGGCGTCCCGGCGCGCACCAGCCTGCGCCGGCAGTTCTCCACGGTCGCCCGCCGCCAGGTCCGGCTGGTCGTCTCCGACCGCGCCTATTTCGCGTTCCTGGCGCTGTTGCCCTTCATCCTGGGCGCGCTGTCGCTGACCGTGCCCGGGAACACCGGGTTCGGCGTCGCCGCACCGACCAGCGGAACGCCCGACGAGTCCGCGCAGATCCTGATCCTGATGTCCCTCGCGGCCGTCTTCATGGGCACCGCGCTGACGATCCGCGACCTCGTCGGCGAGCGCGCCATCTTCCGGCGCGAGCAGGCCGTCGGCCTCTCCGCGGGGGCCTACCTGGGCGCCAAGCTCACGGTATTTTGCGCGTTCGCGATCACCCAGGCGGCGATCGCGACGGCCATCGTGCTGGCCGGCAAGGGCACGCCCACCCAGCCGGCCGTGCTGCTCGGCAACGCCAGCTTCGAGCTGTTCGTTACCGTCGCCGCGACCTGCGTGGCCTCGGCGATCCTGGGGTTGGTGCTGTCGTCGCTCGCACGCTCCCACGAGCAGATCATGCCGCTGCTGGTGGTGTCGCTCATGCTGCAGCTGGTGCTGGCCGGTGGCATGGTCCCGGTGACCAACCGGATCTTCCTCGACCAGCTGTCCTGGCTGGTGCCGTCGCGCTGGGGGTACGCGGCGGCGGCGTCGACGGTGAATGTGCGGGCCCTGGTGCCCGGTTCGCTCATCCCCGGGGACGGCCACTGGTCGCACACGCGCGGCGCGTGGCTGCTCGACATGGGGATGCTCGCCGCGCTGTCGGTGGTCTATGCCGCCGTCGTGCGGTGGCGCATCCGGCTCAAGCGCTGA
- a CDS encoding GTP-binding protein — protein sequence MVLRHSEAHPAGAHASTKIVIAGGFGVGKTTFVGAVSEIMPLRTEAMLTDASTGVDTLEATPDKKTTTVAMDFGRITLDEELVLYLFGTPGQRRFWFMWDDLVRGAIGAIVLVDCRRLEDSFAAVDFFEHRNLPFLIAVNEFDGAPRYPVGAVREALTLPAHIPVITVDARDRRSATDALIAVSEYALESLAAS from the coding sequence GTGGTCTTAAGGCACTCTGAGGCGCACCCTGCCGGCGCCCACGCTTCGACGAAGATCGTCATCGCGGGCGGGTTCGGCGTCGGCAAGACCACCTTCGTCGGGGCGGTCTCGGAGATCATGCCGTTGCGCACCGAGGCGATGCTCACCGACGCCTCGACCGGCGTCGACACGCTCGAGGCCACCCCGGACAAAAAGACCACCACGGTCGCGATGGACTTCGGCCGCATCACCCTGGACGAGGAGCTGGTGCTCTACCTGTTCGGCACCCCGGGCCAGCGCCGGTTCTGGTTCATGTGGGACGACCTGGTGCGCGGCGCCATCGGCGCGATCGTCCTGGTGGACTGCCGGCGCCTGGAGGACAGCTTCGCCGCGGTCGATTTCTTCGAGCACCGCAACCTGCCGTTCCTGATCGCGGTCAACGAGTTCGACGGCGCGCCACGCTATCCCGTGGGCGCGGTGCGCGAGGCGCTGACCCTGCCCGCCCACATCCCGGTGATCACCGTCGACGCCCGCGACCGCAGGTCGGCCACCGACGCGCTCATCGCGGTCAGCGAATACGCGCTGGAATCCCTGGCCGCGAGCTGA
- a CDS encoding DUF742 domain-containing protein codes for MDRREPWPASREANLVRPYTLTSGRTDTDVDLPLEAPIQTLRAGLDHRWPADDARGKIIHLCAGSPSVAEISARLDLPVGVARVLVGDLVLSGYLRVHRTLTERSTRDERHELIGRTLRGLKAL; via the coding sequence ATGGACAGACGCGAGCCGTGGCCGGCCTCCCGTGAGGCGAACCTGGTCCGTCCGTACACCCTGACGTCCGGGCGGACCGACACCGACGTCGACCTTCCCCTGGAAGCGCCGATACAGACGCTGCGGGCGGGCCTGGATCATCGCTGGCCGGCCGACGACGCGAGAGGCAAGATCATCCACCTGTGCGCGGGCAGCCCGTCGGTCGCGGAAATCTCGGCCCGGCTGGATTTGCCGGTCGGCGTCGCGCGCGTCCTGGTCGGCGATCTGGTGCTGTCCGGTTACCTTCGGGTGCACAGGACCTTGACCGAGCGTTCCACCCGCGACGAGCGCCACGAACTCATAGGAAGGACACTGCGTGGTCTTAAGGCACTCTGA
- a CDS encoding roadblock/LC7 domain-containing protein — MTSAGNSLDWLVTKFAREVPGVAHALLVSVDGLPVAASEHLPRERADQLAAVASGLASLATGAAQLFEGGQVLQSVVEMQNGYLLLMRVGDGSHLATLAVTSCDIGQIGYEMAILVERVGGVVQSTRRPAVEHSPHRSAPPHAATRPASSPSP, encoded by the coding sequence ATGACGTCTGCTGGCAACTCGCTGGACTGGTTGGTGACGAAGTTCGCCCGCGAGGTCCCGGGGGTGGCGCACGCGTTGCTGGTCTCCGTCGACGGGCTGCCGGTCGCCGCCAGTGAGCATCTCCCGCGCGAACGCGCCGATCAGCTGGCCGCGGTCGCCTCCGGGCTGGCCAGCCTCGCGACCGGCGCCGCGCAGCTGTTCGAGGGCGGCCAGGTGCTGCAGTCGGTGGTCGAGATGCAGAACGGCTACCTGTTGTTGATGCGCGTCGGCGACGGCTCGCACCTGGCGACGTTGGCCGTCACGTCCTGCGACATCGGCCAGATCGGCTACGAGATGGCCATCCTCGTCGAACGGGTGGGCGGCGTGGTGCAGTCCACCCGCCGACCCGCCGTAGAGCACTCGCCACATCGCTCGGCTCCTCCTCACGCCGCCACGCGGCCTGCATCGTCGCCGAGCCCGTGA